The Agrococcus sp. SGAir0287 DNA window GGGTCCGTTCACCGCGCCGCTCGATTCGGCGACGAGCGACACGCATCACCACGAGGCTGCGATCCTCAACGACGTCGTCGCCGACGAGGCCAGCCACGAGCTGCAGCTGATGCTCGCAGGCGAGTCGCCGATGCTGCGGATGCTGTTGAAGGCGTCGGCGGGCGCCGGCAAGTCGTACGCGCTGAAGCGCCTCGTCGTCGAAGCAGCCCAGCACACTCGATGCCGTCGTGTCGCGATCACGGCCTTCACCAACAAGCAGGTGCGCCCGCTCGCGATCGCTCTCGGGCAAGCGCTCGGACGTGACCGCGTCGCGCTGCTGTCGGGCAAGGAGTCGTTCATCGACGTGCCGCAGGAGGTCCACGACGCCGCCACGGTCGTCACCCAGGCGAAGCAGCTGCCGCGAGACGTGCAGGTGGTGATCGCGACGGTCGCACGATTTGGCGTGATGAACGAGTCGAAGCGCATCCGCGATCACCTCGGCCCTGCGTTCGACGGCACGTCGGCGTTCGACGTGCTGTTCGTCGACGAGGCCTGGCAGATCGCCCACCATCTCTTCGACAAGATCGCGAAGGTCGCGCCGCGGGTCGTGGGCGTGGGCGACGTCGGGCAGCTGCCGCCGCTCGAGATCGGCGAGAACCCTTGGCGCGGCGACCCGGGCTTCAACCCATACCGTGCGTGGCCGACCGACTTCGACAGCGATGCCGAGACGTGGTCGCGTGAGCTGCCGACCGTCTGGCGCCCCGCTGCCGGCCACCTTGCGCTGTGGCGGGCCTTCTACCCTGAGTGGAAGTCGCTCGACTGCGTCGCTGCGCCGGGTGACCGAGCGATCGACCTTGGGACGATGGACGAGGACGCCGCCGTCGTGTGGTCGCAGGTCGGCTCGGGCGTGCCGACGCTGCTCGAGGTCGGCGGCTTGCCTGACCCCGAGGCTCCCGACGTCGACCTGCCGCTCATGCTGTTCGCAGAGCAGCTGCTCGACGAGTTCTTCGAGCACCGGGCAGGCCTCGTGTCCGCCGCGTACGACATCGACGTACCCGGCCGGCCGACCGGCGCGTGGGAGACGACGCACGCCCGCGGCGATCACGAAAACCCGCTCGTCACCATCCTGGCCACTCGCAACCAGTCGGTCGACGACGCGACCGACGTCGTCGCGCGCCTACGTGAACGCCATGACCTCACCGACCGCGACATCGTCGCGTCGACGGTCGACTCGTGGCAGGGGCAGACGAACGGCATCACTATCGCGATCCACCCGCTCAATGGCGCGTCGCAGCTCGATGCCTTCAACTCGGCGTTCGGCCGGCTCGCCGTCGCCTGCACCCGTGCGACGCATGGGCTGCTCATGCTCGCCCGACCAGGTCTCGACGCATTGCTCGCCGACGCACCGGCACGGCCGGGCACCCCGTTCGGCGAGCCCGGCACGCGGCAGCTGCCGAGGCAGACGCACCAGCGCATCCTCGCGACGTTCGCTCGCGGGGCGATCGACGTGTCGGACGACGCGTGATCATCTCGGCCCGAGAGAATCGTGCCTGCGCCACCACCCCGACGAAGGAGCCTCCGTGTCCCGGCTGAACGACCTGCTGCGCCGTCTCGATCAGACCGACGCGGCCCTCGCGAAGGATCTCCGCCGCGAGGTCGAGGCGCTCACGGATCGCCGCGCGTTCGGCCTGAACTTCGAACGCCACGCGCCCGAGGCGGTGGAGCTGCCGGGCCGCCCCGTGCGCCGTGGCGACAAGGTGCGCGTGCTGCCGCCGCGCGGATCGAAGATCGGCTCCGGCGACCAGCGCCTCTGGCGCGTGACCGGGTTCGCGCGGACCGACGACGACGCACGCTCGGCGAAGCTCGAGCTGCTGGGTAACGAGGCGGAGACGAGCGATGCGCTCGTCGATGACCTCGTGGTCGTCGCAGAGTTCCGCGACCCGATCTACCCCGGTCTCGTGTCGACCGGCAAGGTCGAGCGTGGCGGCGACAAGCCTTACCACGCCGTCATCAACGCTGAGAACTACCACGCGCTGCAGACGCTGCTCTTCACGCACCGCGGCAAGGTCGACGCGATCTACATCGACCCGCCGTACAACACGGGCGCGAAGGACTGGAAGTACAACAACGACTACGTCGAAGGCGAGGACCTCTACCGCCACTCGAAGTGGCTCGCCTTCATGGAGCGTCGCCTGAAGCTCGCGAAGGATCTGCTCAACCCCGACGACTCCGTGCTCATCGTGACGATCGATGAGAAGGAGTACCTGCGGCTGGGACTGCTGCTTGAGCAGGTGTTTCCCGCGGCTGAGATTCAAATGGTTACGACCGTGATCGCGCCTCAGGGCAGTGCCCGAGGCCGCCTGTT harbors:
- a CDS encoding AAA family ATPase — encoded protein: MSDDQRGPFTAPLDSATSDTHHHEAAILNDVVADEASHELQLMLAGESPMLRMLLKASAGAGKSYALKRLVVEAAQHTRCRRVAITAFTNKQVRPLAIALGQALGRDRVALLSGKESFIDVPQEVHDAATVVTQAKQLPRDVQVVIATVARFGVMNESKRIRDHLGPAFDGTSAFDVLFVDEAWQIAHHLFDKIAKVAPRVVGVGDVGQLPPLEIGENPWRGDPGFNPYRAWPTDFDSDAETWSRELPTVWRPAAGHLALWRAFYPEWKSLDCVAAPGDRAIDLGTMDEDAAVVWSQVGSGVPTLLEVGGLPDPEAPDVDLPLMLFAEQLLDEFFEHRAGLVSAAYDIDVPGRPTGAWETTHARGDHENPLVTILATRNQSVDDATDVVARLRERHDLTDRDIVASTVDSWQGQTNGITIAIHPLNGASQLDAFNSAFGRLAVACTRATHGLLMLARPGLDALLADAPARPGTPFGEPGTRQLPRQTHQRILATFARGAIDVSDDA